Proteins found in one uncultured Desulfuromonas sp. genomic segment:
- a CDS encoding ATP-binding protein, producing the protein MMWKKTSFRVILLLILVAGISELHYTTTTHHSHLHDVYRRLYYIPIILGGIWFGVRGGLGTSLFISIAYLPHVLMQWGHLPWTAPERYLEIMMYNVIGAVTGILMAKEHAQRLRAEAAAVQLQESYDQLRQQADLILEIEDQLRQADRLTTLGELSAGLAHEIRNPLGSIRGTAEILQGAFNAEDRYHEFTTILINEVDRLNQVLENYLRYARPDSMEKQQFSLAPILDDVVQLTAVKARKNQVAVDVDVDVANPVAGDASQYKQAFLNLILNALQAMGEGGCLSILATTDENRAVVRFCDTGPGLTEEQRQKIFKPFYTTRSKGTGLGLAITERIVHNHGGSIMVESLPKQGCCFELRLPLADLTPDTGE; encoded by the coding sequence ATGATGTGGAAAAAGACATCTTTTCGCGTGATTTTACTGTTGATTCTGGTGGCGGGAATCTCGGAGTTGCATTACACAACGACGACCCATCATTCCCATCTCCATGATGTGTATCGCCGTCTGTACTACATCCCCATTATCCTCGGCGGTATCTGGTTCGGGGTGCGCGGCGGTCTGGGCACTTCGCTGTTTATTTCAATCGCCTATCTGCCCCATGTGCTGATGCAGTGGGGCCACCTGCCGTGGACCGCTCCTGAGCGTTACCTGGAGATCATGATGTACAACGTGATCGGCGCGGTCACCGGAATCCTGATGGCCAAGGAACATGCTCAACGTTTGCGGGCTGAAGCCGCTGCCGTACAGTTGCAGGAGAGCTACGATCAGTTGCGGCAGCAGGCGGACCTGATCCTTGAGATCGAAGATCAGTTACGCCAGGCCGACCGCCTGACCACCCTCGGTGAACTCTCCGCCGGGCTGGCCCATGAGATTCGCAATCCGCTCGGCTCGATTCGTGGCACGGCGGAAATCCTTCAGGGAGCTTTCAATGCGGAAGATCGCTATCACGAATTCACTACGATTTTGATCAATGAGGTGGATCGTCTCAATCAGGTTCTGGAAAATTATCTGCGCTATGCCCGTCCGGACTCAATGGAGAAACAGCAATTTTCTCTGGCCCCAATCCTTGATGACGTCGTTCAGTTGACGGCTGTAAAAGCCCGTAAAAACCAGGTGGCTGTTGATGTTGACGTTGACGTGGCCAATCCCGTTGCCGGTGATGCCAGCCAGTACAAACAGGCATTTCTTAATCTGATTCTTAATGCCTTGCAAGCCATGGGTGAAGGCGGTTGTCTTTCCATTCTGGCAACAACGGATGAGAATAGGGCGGTGGTGCGTTTTTGTGATACCGGTCCGGGGTTGACTGAGGAGCAACGGCAAAAAATCTTTAAGCCGTTTTATACCACCCGATCCAAAGGAACTGGGCTTGGTTTGGCGATTACTGAGCGGATTGTGCACAATCATGGGGGTTCCATTATGGTAGAAAGTCTGCCGAAGCAGGGCTGTTGTTTCGAATTACGCTTACCCCTGGCTGATCTGACCCCCGACACAGGAGAATGA
- a CDS encoding efflux RND transporter periplasmic adaptor subunit — protein MKRTVWFIGVAMIAALAAVFVLTETRHSSGKQAAHQHDETELHQQWTCGMHPQVIRDEPGLCPICAMELTPLIQSSQGQNAETPAATIKYWVDLEDPTFVRHDEGLSPAGVPLVPVYEGHATYGSVIHIDPVMIQNMGIRTATVERGTLSATLRTIGRVQSDEQRQYTINSKIAGWVERLYVNTTGQQVVAGQPLLELYSPQLVSAQQELLLAARYRHNLDPEADITLRESANRLFESARIRLQRWDITSAQIDALLKRDEVRKTMTLYAPHNGVVTLKNVREGEAIKAGKTLLELSDFSQVWVQAEIYEQDRARVREGLPVTVAIPSDTRPTRGYSGRIDYLYPYVDSLTQTVQARIVLNNADGSLQPQRFVDVVITLPPQNDALLIPADAVVDSGERQLVFIACPGGTFEPRPVRLGPRDDQGRVAVQQGLFEGEKVVVSAQFLLDSETQLREALRKMTMGNAEETAPEPSTDLEALF, from the coding sequence ATGAAGCGAACTGTCTGGTTTATCGGTGTGGCCATGATTGCTGCCCTTGCTGCTGTTTTTGTTTTGACCGAGACGCGACATTCCTCTGGAAAACAGGCCGCCCATCAGCACGATGAAACGGAACTGCACCAGCAATGGACCTGCGGTATGCATCCGCAGGTGATCCGTGATGAACCGGGACTGTGCCCCATTTGCGCGATGGAGTTGACTCCTTTGATTCAGTCTTCACAAGGGCAAAACGCTGAAACGCCAGCGGCCACCATCAAATACTGGGTTGATCTCGAGGATCCGACCTTTGTTCGTCACGATGAGGGGCTTTCGCCAGCCGGTGTGCCGCTGGTTCCGGTTTATGAAGGCCATGCCACTTATGGTTCGGTGATCCATATTGATCCGGTGATGATCCAGAACATGGGCATCCGCACGGCCACGGTGGAGCGCGGCACGTTGAGTGCCACCCTGCGTACCATCGGTCGCGTACAAAGTGATGAACAACGCCAATACACTATTAACAGCAAGATTGCCGGCTGGGTGGAACGACTGTATGTCAATACCACCGGTCAGCAGGTGGTGGCTGGTCAACCGTTGCTGGAGTTGTACAGCCCGCAACTGGTGTCGGCGCAGCAGGAATTACTTCTCGCTGCCCGCTATCGTCACAACCTGGACCCCGAAGCCGACATCACCTTGCGCGAATCGGCGAATCGCCTGTTTGAGTCGGCGCGTATTCGCCTGCAGCGTTGGGACATCACCTCTGCTCAGATTGATGCGCTGTTGAAGCGCGATGAGGTGCGTAAAACCATGACCCTGTATGCGCCACATAACGGTGTGGTCACGCTGAAAAATGTGCGCGAAGGGGAAGCCATCAAGGCTGGGAAGACGCTGCTGGAACTCAGCGATTTCAGCCAAGTATGGGTGCAGGCCGAGATATATGAACAAGACCGCGCCCGCGTCCGTGAAGGCTTGCCGGTGACGGTGGCCATTCCAAGCGATACGCGTCCCACACGCGGCTACAGCGGCCGAATCGATTATCTCTATCCGTATGTTGATTCGTTGACCCAGACCGTGCAGGCGCGGATTGTCCTGAATAATGCCGATGGCTCTTTGCAACCGCAACGCTTTGTCGATGTGGTGATCACCTTGCCGCCGCAAAACGATGCCCTGCTGATTCCTGCCGACGCCGTCGTGGACAGTGGCGAGCGGCAGCTGGTGTTTATCGCCTGTCCGGGCGGCACGTTTGAACCGCGTCCGGTTCGATTGGGTCCGCGTGATGATCAGGGCCGCGTCGCCGTTCAGCAGGGTTTGTTTGAAGGAGAAAAGGTTGTTGTCTCCGCCCAGTTCCTGCTTGATTCCGAGACGCAACTGCGTGAAGCCTTGCGTAAAATGACCATGGGTAACGCTGAAGAAACAGCGCCTGAACCATCCACCGACCTGGAGGCGTTGTTTTGA
- a CDS encoding CusA/CzcA family heavy metal efflux RND transporter has translation MLKALIAASVRHRFLVVLITLVLVMAGVYVLRSTPVDAIPDLSDVQVIVYSDYAGQAPQVVEDQVTYPLTTRLLSVPQAKTVRGYSFFGSSFVYVIFEDGTDLYWARARVLESLNTAAGQLPDGVVPSLGPDASGVGWVYQYEVTSDQHDLQQLRSIQDWFLRYELTAVAGVSEVASIGGYVKQYQVRVDPNRLRGYGLTLAEVRRAIAASNEDVGARLLEMGETEFMVRGLGYIRSVADLEAIPLREVGGRYVLLGDVARIQIGPELRRGVAESNGNGETVGGIIVMRSGENALATIERVKQRLTELQAGLPEGVTIHPVYDRSALIERAIAHLSTKLIEECVVVALVIVLFLFHLPSAGVVVLTLPVAILMAFLIMNGQGINANIMSLGGIAIAIGAMVDASIIMIENAHKHLEHPSGDEPHQQVILRAAQEVGPTLFFSLAVITLSFLPIFTLTDQAGRLFKPLAYTKTYAMAAAAVLAVTLVPALMVWFVRGRIRPEQANPLNRLLMRLYHPLVALVLRWRKTTLLVTLVLVLSSLYPLSHLGSEFMPPLDEGDLLYMPTTLPGISTDKARELLQQTDKIIASFPEVANVFGKAGRAETATDPAPLSMLETTIQLKDQRYWRRVTVERFYSDWPQALQHPLRTLWPDQRPITRKELVTLLNQAIQFPGLTNAWTMPIRTRIDMLSTGIKTPVGIKVQGTDLETLNQLGQQLETVVGQLPNTLSVYAERVMGGRYVDIDIDRLAAARHGLTVGAVQDVIQTAIGGMTVTHTVEGAERYPVNVRYARDYRSDLDALDQVRLAAPSGRSVPLKEVAQVSVKSGPAAIKSENARKTLWVYVDLNTDDVGGYVQRAQQAVAAQVQLPAGVSLVWSGQFEYMQQTRSRLLMIVPLTLVVIFILIYASTRCPIKTAIVFLAMPFSLVGAFWCLYALDYNLSVAVWVGLIALAGLDAETGVIMMLYLSMAEDQWRNEGRLVNRHDLKLAIFDGAVKRIRPKVMTVGTVILGLAPIMWSHGTGSEIMKRIAAPMVAGVTTSAIMELLVYPVIWYVWKSRDLAQPAVQHNEFSQQPDK, from the coding sequence ATGCTCAAAGCACTGATTGCCGCCTCCGTGCGTCATCGTTTCCTCGTGGTGCTGATCACTCTGGTGCTGGTGATGGCCGGTGTTTACGTGTTGCGCTCGACGCCGGTGGACGCCATTCCCGACTTGTCCGACGTGCAGGTGATTGTCTATAGCGATTATGCCGGACAGGCCCCTCAAGTGGTGGAAGATCAGGTGACCTATCCGTTGACCACGCGTCTGCTGTCTGTTCCGCAGGCCAAGACGGTGCGTGGCTATTCGTTCTTCGGCAGTTCGTTTGTCTACGTGATTTTTGAGGACGGCACCGACCTTTACTGGGCCAGGGCACGCGTGCTCGAGTCCCTCAATACCGCTGCCGGGCAACTGCCGGACGGCGTGGTTCCCAGCCTGGGACCGGATGCCAGCGGTGTCGGCTGGGTCTACCAGTATGAAGTGACCAGTGATCAGCATGATCTGCAGCAGCTACGCTCCATTCAGGACTGGTTTCTGCGCTATGAGCTGACTGCCGTCGCAGGGGTTTCCGAGGTGGCAAGCATCGGAGGCTATGTCAAACAGTATCAGGTGCGGGTCGACCCCAACCGGCTGCGTGGCTACGGCCTGACTCTGGCTGAGGTGCGCCGGGCGATTGCCGCGAGTAATGAGGATGTCGGTGCCCGCCTGCTGGAGATGGGCGAAACTGAGTTCATGGTGCGCGGTCTCGGCTATATCCGCTCCGTGGCTGATCTCGAAGCGATTCCACTGCGTGAAGTGGGTGGGCGCTACGTCCTGCTTGGCGATGTCGCGCGGATTCAGATCGGACCGGAGTTGCGCCGTGGCGTGGCCGAATCCAACGGCAACGGGGAAACCGTCGGCGGCATCATTGTCATGCGTTCCGGTGAGAATGCCCTGGCGACTATTGAGCGCGTCAAACAGCGCCTCACAGAATTACAGGCCGGTTTGCCCGAGGGGGTAACCATTCACCCGGTCTATGACCGCTCCGCTCTGATTGAGCGGGCCATTGCTCACCTCAGCACCAAACTGATTGAAGAGTGCGTGGTGGTGGCATTAGTGATCGTCCTGTTTTTGTTTCACCTGCCCAGTGCCGGTGTGGTGGTGCTGACACTGCCGGTGGCGATTCTCATGGCGTTCTTGATCATGAACGGGCAGGGGATTAACGCCAATATCATGAGTCTGGGCGGCATAGCCATTGCCATCGGCGCCATGGTCGATGCGTCGATCATCATGATCGAAAATGCCCATAAACACCTGGAGCATCCCAGTGGTGACGAACCCCACCAGCAGGTGATTTTGCGTGCTGCCCAGGAGGTGGGACCGACCCTGTTTTTCTCCCTGGCGGTGATCACCCTGTCGTTCCTGCCGATTTTTACTCTGACCGATCAGGCCGGTCGCCTGTTCAAACCGCTGGCCTATACCAAGACCTATGCCATGGCCGCTGCCGCGGTGCTGGCCGTGACCCTGGTGCCGGCGTTGATGGTGTGGTTTGTGCGCGGACGCATCCGCCCGGAGCAGGCCAATCCCCTCAATCGGCTGTTGATGCGTCTCTATCATCCATTAGTGGCTCTGGTGCTGCGCTGGCGCAAAACCACGTTGTTGGTCACACTGGTGCTGGTGTTGTCGTCGCTCTATCCATTGTCTCATCTGGGGTCGGAGTTTATGCCGCCGCTCGATGAGGGTGATCTACTCTATATGCCGACCACTCTGCCGGGCATTTCCACGGATAAGGCACGCGAACTGCTGCAGCAGACGGACAAAATCATCGCCTCATTTCCGGAGGTGGCCAATGTGTTCGGCAAGGCCGGTCGGGCGGAAACCGCCACCGATCCGGCACCCTTGTCCATGCTGGAGACAACCATTCAATTGAAAGACCAGCGTTATTGGCGACGGGTTACCGTGGAGCGTTTTTACAGCGATTGGCCGCAAGCCCTGCAACACCCCTTACGCACCCTGTGGCCGGATCAGCGCCCCATCACCCGTAAGGAACTGGTGACCTTGTTGAATCAGGCCATTCAGTTTCCCGGTTTGACCAATGCCTGGACCATGCCGATCCGGACCCGCATCGATATGTTGTCCACCGGCATCAAAACGCCGGTGGGGATCAAAGTCCAAGGCACTGATCTGGAAACCCTCAATCAGCTGGGCCAACAGCTTGAAACCGTGGTCGGTCAACTCCCCAATACGCTGAGTGTCTATGCTGAACGGGTGATGGGCGGACGCTATGTGGATATTGACATTGATCGGCTTGCCGCCGCTCGCCATGGCCTGACTGTCGGAGCCGTTCAGGATGTGATCCAAACCGCCATCGGTGGCATGACCGTAACCCACACGGTTGAAGGGGCCGAGCGTTATCCGGTGAATGTGCGCTATGCCCGTGATTACCGTAGTGATCTTGACGCGTTGGATCAGGTGCGCCTTGCCGCGCCATCCGGGCGCTCGGTGCCGCTTAAAGAGGTGGCCCAGGTGTCGGTGAAATCGGGCCCGGCAGCCATCAAGAGTGAGAATGCCCGCAAGACCCTGTGGGTCTATGTGGATCTCAACACCGATGATGTCGGTGGCTATGTGCAGCGCGCCCAGCAGGCCGTGGCTGCGCAGGTCCAGTTACCGGCAGGTGTCAGTCTGGTGTGGAGCGGGCAGTTTGAATATATGCAGCAGACGCGGTCACGGTTGCTGATGATCGTGCCGCTGACCCTGGTGGTGATCTTTATTCTCATTTATGCCAGCACCCGCTGCCCGATCAAGACCGCCATTGTTTTTCTGGCCATGCCGTTTTCACTGGTGGGCGCGTTCTGGTGCCTCTATGCGCTCGATTACAACCTGTCGGTCGCTGTGTGGGTCGGACTCATCGCCCTGGCCGGTCTCGATGCGGAAACCGGTGTCATCATGATGCTCTATTTGTCGATGGCGGAAGATCAGTGGCGGAACGAAGGACGGCTGGTGAACCGTCATGATCTGAAATTGGCGATTTTCGATGGGGCCGTGAAGCGCATTCGCCCCAAAGTCATGACCGTCGGTACGGTCATTCTTGGTTTGGCACCAATCATGTGGAGTCACGGCACCGGCTCGGAGATCATGAAACGAATTGCCGCACCCATGGTGGCTGGCGTGACGACCTCGGCGATTATGGAACTGCTGGTGTATCCGGTGATCTGGTACGTGTGGAAATCCCGCGACCTTGCACAACCCGCCGTACAACATAATGAGTTTTCTCAACAACCAGATAAATAA
- a CDS encoding autotransporter domain-containing protein: MKKSFAILLLFAMGLISSALCQASELVEVGQFQVELLGPVESASTNTGEVDTGSVAWTEEQKSAIQSVLEFLNLSFPTSAARPIRIAMSWDDLPELVGGWASRSVLINTTTGEERSTAEAAWRDHDPTDDAPNTADIMIQYNTGYDFYLGDGLPGYHLDFRTYVTHEILHGLGLVSGYSSSSGFSGVTRWSSLLEDIDGNRAEYGTFGTPNPLTVVGPQGTVLWLGDYANATYGGPVPIKTFEDAFNSGSSLTHVAPMGELMSWAGNLGERSRAPNKLLLDMFRDLGWEINMDFYNSFGPTSYLNNTTLESAEVFLSDYDYSYAFYVNGDNNEIVQSGVLESRGDFSDTLRLAGRNNTLEVIGSLTAKGDYSTALYAVGEQNHIQVSGNITAQGEDSVGIYLPQWYYSYNTLILSGATIQAETAVYSPYVNPLFILNDCRINGDIITDTFSGVAFGGIWDFNTDEFISLVPDFSFRFDDDIIGNWIGHLGTGELSLNGDAQFLSLTIHDQATLKGTATIHGPVVNYGTVAPGNSIGTLSIDGNYTQLAGSVLEIEAGGGTADLLQVSGTAVIQGGNLMVIPEGYLTSGNYTILEANALQGTFDDLLSPAVFSVVFDDAPTNSLTLEIARNSYASLAATADQISLSQTLDTIRPSAVGDTAEFLNTMDGLTLPVLHGALNDLMPRFHNSVTSASLDTIHQHSALLAQQIDSELSPQLQRHVWLRLVADNARYEETAHSPAFRAKTNGLMMGIEQQIASGLRIGMVGAYSNADLHELDFASTADHLSWDGYLYARWDDAKPGGWFAQTILNTGTNSFDTERAIAFLGRQAKSEHDANHGSLSGNGGYRFKMGPWSIMPSVGLEYLWLQEDSFSEHGAQGASLHLNGKDSQRFCSQTGLKIEHSYEYEEMRLVSQLAALWTHAFDDESEHTQARLIDSEEYFSIQGRDSADDSIELSLAFRAVFVNGITTRLGYQRTLQDHGGYRASQVNFGLEWAF, encoded by the coding sequence TCCTTTTCGCTATGGGGTTGATCTCATCAGCACTATGCCAGGCCAGTGAACTCGTGGAAGTCGGTCAGTTTCAAGTGGAGCTTCTTGGCCCTGTAGAATCAGCATCAACCAATACAGGAGAAGTCGATACAGGAAGCGTAGCCTGGACCGAGGAGCAAAAGTCAGCAATACAAAGTGTTCTGGAGTTCTTGAATCTTTCATTTCCCACTTCTGCGGCTCGTCCGATACGCATCGCCATGTCCTGGGATGACCTTCCCGAACTAGTGGGTGGATGGGCGTCCAGATCTGTTCTCATCAACACCACGACCGGTGAGGAACGATCAACGGCAGAAGCTGCATGGCGCGATCATGATCCAACAGATGATGCGCCGAATACGGCAGATATCATGATCCAGTATAATACTGGATATGACTTTTATCTGGGAGATGGTCTGCCAGGATATCATCTCGATTTCAGAACGTACGTCACGCATGAAATTCTCCACGGCTTAGGACTTGTCTCAGGATATTCCTCTAGCAGCGGATTCTCCGGCGTCACCCGCTGGAGCAGCCTACTGGAAGATATCGATGGCAATCGCGCCGAGTACGGGACCTTCGGCACCCCTAATCCACTGACGGTTGTCGGCCCGCAAGGAACGGTACTGTGGCTGGGCGACTATGCCAATGCCACTTATGGTGGCCCTGTACCGATTAAAACGTTTGAGGATGCATTTAATTCAGGATCCAGTCTGACTCACGTTGCCCCCATGGGGGAATTAATGAGCTGGGCAGGGAATTTAGGAGAAAGATCCCGCGCGCCCAACAAGTTACTTTTGGACATGTTCCGTGACTTGGGTTGGGAGATCAATATGGACTTCTACAATTCCTTTGGTCCGACCTCCTATCTTAATAATACGACCCTTGAAAGTGCAGAAGTCTTTCTGTCTGACTATGATTACAGCTATGCCTTCTACGTTAACGGCGACAACAACGAGATTGTGCAAAGTGGCGTGTTGGAATCGCGCGGCGACTTTTCAGATACACTTCGCCTGGCCGGCAGGAACAATACTCTAGAGGTTATAGGTAGCCTCACCGCCAAGGGTGATTATTCTACCGCACTTTATGCGGTGGGTGAGCAAAACCACATTCAGGTCTCCGGTAACATAACAGCACAAGGAGAGGACTCGGTCGGAATCTACCTCCCTCAATGGTACTACTCATACAATACCCTTATCTTATCTGGAGCTACCATACAAGCAGAGACCGCCGTGTACTCCCCTTATGTAAATCCACTCTTCATCCTCAATGATTGCCGGATTAACGGAGACATCATCACCGATACTTTTTCCGGGGTGGCATTTGGCGGCATATGGGATTTTAATACAGACGAGTTTATCTCTTTAGTCCCTGATTTCAGCTTCCGCTTTGATGATGACATCATCGGCAATTGGATCGGTCATCTTGGCACCGGAGAACTCAGCCTGAATGGCGATGCTCAATTCTTGTCCCTGACCATTCATGACCAAGCGACTCTGAAAGGCACCGCCACCATTCATGGTCCTGTCGTCAATTACGGAACCGTCGCACCGGGAAATTCCATTGGCACCCTGTCGATTGACGGTAACTACACGCAGCTGGCAGGTTCTGTGCTGGAAATCGAAGCCGGAGGGGGTACAGCGGATCTGCTCCAGGTTTCCGGCACGGCCGTTATCCAAGGTGGCAACTTAATGGTGATCCCTGAGGGGTATCTGACCAGCGGCAACTACACCATCCTTGAGGCCAATGCGCTACAGGGGACATTCGATGACCTCTTAAGTCCGGCCGTGTTCTCTGTCGTCTTCGACGACGCTCCGACCAACAGCCTCACGCTGGAAATTGCCAGAAACAGCTATGCCTCTCTGGCGGCAACAGCTGATCAGATCAGTCTTAGCCAGACTCTGGATACCATCCGGCCAAGCGCTGTTGGCGATACGGCCGAGTTCCTTAACACTATGGATGGCTTGACGCTGCCAGTCTTGCACGGAGCACTGAATGATCTGATGCCGCGTTTCCATAATTCGGTGACCAGCGCGTCTCTCGATACAATTCATCAACACAGCGCTCTTCTTGCTCAACAAATCGATTCAGAGCTGAGCCCGCAACTGCAGCGCCATGTCTGGCTGCGCCTTGTTGCCGATAACGCCCGCTACGAAGAGACCGCGCACAGCCCGGCGTTTCGCGCCAAAACCAATGGTCTGATGATGGGGATCGAGCAGCAGATCGCCTCTGGGTTGCGGATCGGCATGGTCGGAGCCTACAGCAACGCGGACCTGCATGAACTCGATTTCGCCTCCACAGCAGACCACCTGTCCTGGGACGGCTATCTGTATGCCCGCTGGGATGACGCGAAGCCCGGGGGCTGGTTTGCCCAAACCATTCTCAATACCGGAACCAACAGCTTCGACACCGAACGTGCCATTGCCTTTCTCGGCCGTCAGGCAAAAAGTGAGCATGATGCCAATCATGGCTCACTCTCGGGCAATGGTGGCTATCGCTTTAAGATGGGTCCATGGAGTATCATGCCATCGGTCGGTTTGGAGTATTTGTGGTTACAGGAAGACAGCTTTAGCGAACATGGCGCTCAAGGGGCGTCACTTCACCTGAACGGAAAAGATTCGCAACGCTTTTGTAGTCAGACAGGATTAAAGATCGAACACAGCTATGAGTACGAAGAGATGAGGTTGGTCAGCCAATTGGCAGCGCTGTGGACTCATGCATTTGATGACGAATCAGAACACACCCAGGCCCGATTGATTGACAGCGAAGAGTATTTTTCAATTCAGGGACGTGATAGCGCAGATGACAGCATTGAGTTGAGTCTGGCGTTTCGTGCCGTTTTCGTCAACGGCATCACTACCCGCCTGGGCTATCAACGCACGCTTCAGGACCATGGCGGCTATCGCGCAAGCCAAGTGAATTTTGGTCTCGAGTGGGCATTTTAA
- a CDS encoding sigma-54 dependent transcriptional regulator, translated as MSESVLLVDDDASMRRVIEFTLQEAGYQVLTAASGEEALPLFRQHRPALVVTDVRMEGMSGYQVLEKVLAESPATLVIIITAYSTVEQAVGAMKSGAYDYLTKPFSGEQLRLSVARAFEYRALRRENIQLHEVLQRQESTHPIIGQSEVLRQVLDQVDKVALSQAPVLITGESGTGKELVARQIHQVSSRRMAPFVAINCAAIPENLLESELFGHVKGAFSGAIKDQKGRFELAHGGTLFLDEIAELPLALQPKLLRALQEKEIEPLGGQSRRIDVRLVAATNRDLHEEISQQRFRQDLYYRLAVVPLTLPPLRERRQDIALLVDHFVVHHPQGRGVQIAPALYESLAEYAWPGNVRELYNVVEQMLILRQSDQLDLNDLPSHIKGAAAESSSVLQLPPEGYPLEEIEREAVLQAMRSCAGNKSQAAAFLRIPRHTLLYRLEKYAITQW; from the coding sequence ATGTCTGAATCCGTTTTATTGGTTGACGATGATGCTTCAATGCGCCGGGTCATTGAATTCACCCTGCAGGAGGCGGGCTATCAGGTATTGACCGCTGCCAGTGGTGAGGAAGCTCTGCCGCTGTTTCGCCAGCATCGACCGGCCTTGGTGGTTACGGATGTGCGGATGGAGGGGATGAGTGGCTATCAGGTGCTTGAGAAAGTGCTGGCGGAGTCTCCTGCAACTCTGGTGATCATTATTACCGCTTACAGCACGGTGGAACAGGCCGTCGGTGCCATGAAAAGCGGCGCCTATGATTATTTGACCAAACCCTTTAGCGGTGAACAGTTGCGTCTGTCTGTCGCGCGTGCCTTTGAATATCGGGCGTTGCGGCGCGAAAACATCCAACTGCATGAAGTGTTGCAACGTCAGGAGTCGACACATCCGATCATTGGCCAGTCTGAGGTCTTGCGTCAGGTGCTGGATCAGGTGGATAAGGTGGCGTTGAGCCAGGCTCCGGTGCTGATTACTGGTGAGAGCGGTACCGGTAAAGAACTTGTGGCGCGTCAAATTCATCAGGTGTCATCGCGGCGCATGGCACCGTTTGTCGCCATAAATTGTGCAGCAATTCCTGAAAATTTACTGGAAAGTGAGTTGTTCGGTCATGTCAAAGGAGCATTTTCCGGTGCAATTAAAGATCAGAAGGGACGTTTTGAGTTGGCCCATGGTGGGACGTTGTTTCTCGATGAGATCGCCGAATTGCCGCTGGCTTTGCAGCCTAAGTTGCTGCGTGCGTTGCAGGAAAAAGAGATCGAACCGCTGGGGGGGCAGAGTCGCCGTATTGATGTGCGATTGGTTGCGGCCACCAATCGCGACTTGCATGAGGAGATCAGCCAACAGCGTTTTCGACAGGATCTTTATTATCGGTTGGCCGTTGTGCCGTTGACGCTGCCTCCGTTACGTGAGCGCCGTCAAGATATTGCTTTGCTTGTCGATCATTTTGTTGTTCACCACCCACAAGGGCGGGGTGTGCAGATCGCACCAGCTTTATATGAGAGCCTTGCGGAGTATGCGTGGCCGGGAAATGTTCGTGAACTTTATAATGTTGTTGAGCAGATGCTCATTTTACGCCAAAGCGATCAGTTGGATCTAAACGACCTGCCTTCCCATATCAAGGGGGCAGCGGCAGAGTCTTCTTCGGTGCTCCAACTCCCTCCCGAGGGGTATCCTCTCGAAGAGATTGAGCGTGAGGCCGTGTTGCAGGCCATGCGCTCTTGCGCAGGAAATAAAAGTCAGGCGGCTGCCTTTTTGCGCATCCCGCGGCACACCTTGCTTTATCGTTTGGAAAAGTACGCCATTACCCAATGGTGA